One Mycobacterium kubicae genomic window carries:
- a CDS encoding LLM class flavin-dependent oxidoreductase yields MSAPMRFGVFITPFHPTGQSPTVALEYDMERVVALDRLGFDEAWFGEHHSGGYELIACPEVFIAAAAERTKHIRLGTGVVSLPYHHPLMVADRWVLLDHLTRGRVMFGTGPGALPSDAYMMGIDPMEQRRMMQESLEAILALFRAAPDERINRDSEWFTLRDAQLHIRPYTWPYPEISTAAMISPSGPRLAGALGTSLLSLSMSVPGGYAALENTWEVVCEQAEKVGRAEPQRSDWRVLSIMHLADTRDQAIEDCTYGLLDFAKYFGAAGFVPLANTVEGAQSPREFVEDYAAKGNCCIGTPDDAIAHIEDLLNRSGGFGTLLLLGHDWASPQATFHSYDLFARKVIPYFKGQLDAARASHEWAKGKREELIGRAGQAIVQAITEHVSEHDRESS; encoded by the coding sequence ATGAGCGCCCCCATGCGGTTCGGCGTTTTCATCACGCCGTTTCACCCGACCGGCCAATCTCCCACCGTCGCACTGGAATACGACATGGAGCGGGTGGTCGCGCTGGACCGCCTCGGCTTTGATGAAGCGTGGTTCGGCGAGCACCACTCCGGCGGATACGAGTTGATCGCCTGTCCGGAAGTGTTCATCGCCGCCGCCGCCGAGCGGACCAAGCACATTCGGTTGGGTACCGGCGTGGTGTCGCTGCCCTACCACCATCCCCTGATGGTGGCCGATCGCTGGGTGCTGCTGGACCATTTGACCCGCGGCCGGGTGATGTTCGGCACCGGCCCCGGCGCGTTGCCATCCGACGCCTACATGATGGGTATCGATCCGATGGAGCAACGGCGGATGATGCAGGAGTCGCTCGAGGCGATTCTCGCGCTGTTTCGCGCGGCACCGGATGAACGCATCAACCGTGACTCCGAGTGGTTCACGCTGCGTGACGCGCAGTTGCACATCCGCCCGTACACCTGGCCTTATCCTGAGATCTCCACGGCCGCAATGATTTCTCCGTCCGGTCCGCGCCTGGCGGGCGCGCTGGGCACGTCGTTGTTGTCGCTGTCGATGTCTGTGCCGGGCGGTTATGCCGCGCTGGAGAACACCTGGGAGGTGGTGTGCGAGCAGGCCGAGAAGGTGGGCCGTGCCGAACCGCAACGCAGCGACTGGCGCGTGTTGAGCATCATGCATCTTGCGGACACCCGCGACCAGGCCATCGAGGATTGCACCTACGGGCTGCTGGATTTCGCCAAGTATTTCGGGGCGGCCGGCTTCGTTCCGCTCGCCAATACCGTCGAAGGGGCGCAGTCGCCGCGCGAGTTCGTCGAAGACTATGCGGCCAAGGGCAACTGCTGCATCGGAACCCCTGACGACGCCATCGCGCATATCGAAGACTTGCTGAACCGGTCGGGCGGCTTCGGAACACTGCTACTGCTGGGCCATGACTGGGCTTCACCACAGGCGACCTTCCACTCCTATGACTTGTTCGCCCGCAAGGTGATTCCGTACTTCAAGGGTCAGCTGGACGCGGCGCGGGCATCACACGAGTGGGCCAAGGGCAAACGCGAAGAACTGATCGGCCGCGCCGGGCAGGCCATCGTCCAAGCGATCACCGAGCATGTCTCCGAGCACGATCGGGAGAGCAGCTGA
- a CDS encoding alpha/beta fold hydrolase, translating into MLQSTERLVETNGVQLRVIEAGDRGAPVVILAHGFPELAYSWRHQIPVLAEAGYHVLAPDQRGYGGSSQPEAIEAYDIHQLTGDLVGLLDDVGAERAVWVGHDWGAVVVWNAPLLHPDRVAGVAAMSVPVLPRAKVAPTQAFRKVFGENFFYILYFQEPGVADAELNADPARVLRRMIGSLRSPDDHEAALRLVAPGPEGFVDRLPEPERLPDWIRQDELDYYISEFTRTGFTGGLNWYRNFDRNWETTAHLDGATISVPSLFIGGTADPVLSFTRSDRAAEVITGPYREVMIDGAGHWLQQERPDEVNTTLLEFLQGVDW; encoded by the coding sequence GTGCTGCAATCTACCGAACGGTTAGTCGAGACCAACGGCGTCCAACTGCGGGTGATCGAGGCCGGCGACCGCGGGGCACCGGTGGTGATCCTGGCCCACGGCTTTCCCGAACTCGCCTACTCCTGGCGCCACCAGATACCCGTGCTGGCCGAGGCCGGCTATCACGTGCTGGCGCCCGATCAGCGGGGCTACGGCGGCTCGTCGCAGCCCGAGGCGATCGAGGCCTACGACATTCACCAGCTGACCGGTGACTTGGTGGGGCTGCTCGACGATGTGGGCGCCGAGCGCGCGGTATGGGTGGGACACGACTGGGGTGCCGTCGTGGTGTGGAACGCGCCGTTACTCCACCCCGACCGGGTGGCCGGCGTCGCCGCGATGAGTGTGCCGGTGTTGCCGCGGGCGAAGGTGGCGCCGACCCAGGCCTTCCGAAAGGTGTTCGGGGAGAACTTCTTCTACATTCTGTACTTCCAGGAACCGGGTGTGGCCGATGCCGAACTCAACGCGGACCCAGCCCGCGTATTGCGCCGGATGATCGGGAGCTTGCGGTCACCCGATGACCACGAGGCGGCCCTGCGACTGGTGGCGCCCGGCCCCGAGGGTTTCGTCGACCGGTTGCCGGAACCCGAGCGGCTGCCGGACTGGATCAGGCAGGACGAACTCGACTACTACATCAGCGAATTCACCCGCACCGGATTCACCGGCGGCCTGAATTGGTATCGCAATTTCGACCGCAACTGGGAGACCACGGCCCACCTGGACGGAGCCACCATCTCGGTGCCCTCGCTGTTCATCGGCGGCACAGCCGATCCCGTGCTGTCGTTCACCCGCAGCGACCGCGCCGCAGAAGTGATCACGGGCCCGTATCGCGAGGTCATGATCGACGGTGCCGGGCACTGGCTGCAGCAGGAACGACCCGACGAGGTGAACACCACTCTGCTCGAGTTTCTCCAAGGAGTTGACTGGTGA
- the ftsH gene encoding ATP-dependent zinc metalloprotease FtsH: MNRKNLIRTVTAIAVVVLLGWSFFYFSDDTRGYKPVDTSVAMAQINGDNVKSAQIDDREQQLRLTLKKANNDTDNSDKVITKYPSGYAVDLFNALNAKNAKVSTVVNEGSILGELLVYVLPLLLLVGLFVMFSRVQGGARMGFGFGKSRAKQLSKDMPKTTFADVAGVDEAVEELYEIKDFLQNPSRYQALGAKIPKGVLLYGPPGTGKTLLARAVAGEAGVPFFTISGSDFVEMFVGVGASRVRDLFEQAKQNSPCIIFVDEIDAVGRQRGAGLGGGHDEREQTLNQLLVEMDGFGDRAGVILIAATNRPDILDPALLRPGRFDRQIPVTNPDLAGRRAVLRVHSKGKPIADDADLDGLAKRTVGMTGADLANVINEAALLTARENGTVITGPALEEAVDRVIGGPRRKGRIISEQEKKITAYHEGGHTLAAWAMPDIDPVYKVTILARGRTGGHAVAVPEEDKGLRTRSEMIAQLVFAMGGRAAEELVFREPTTGAVSDIEQATKIARAMVTEYGMSSRLGAVKYGTEHGDPFLGRTMGTQPDYSHEVAREIDEEVRKLIEAAHTEAWEILTEYRDVLDTLAGELLEKETLHRPELESIFSDVDKRPRLTMFDDFGGRIPSDKPPIKTPGELAIERGEPWPQPLPEPAFKAAIAQASRAAEEAGATATPGGHGPNGSARGANDRPHRPTQPDYGAPAGWHAPGWPPQSPNRPQPAPGYSGPDNDESSDQRDKTRWNPPAHG, translated from the coding sequence ATGAACCGTAAAAACTTGATCCGCACCGTGACGGCGATCGCTGTGGTGGTGCTGCTCGGCTGGTCGTTCTTCTACTTCAGCGACGACACCCGCGGTTACAAGCCCGTCGACACCTCGGTGGCGATGGCCCAGATCAACGGCGACAACGTCAAGAGCGCGCAGATCGACGACCGTGAGCAGCAGTTGCGGTTGACCTTGAAGAAGGCCAACAACGACACCGACAACTCCGACAAGGTCATCACCAAATACCCCTCCGGCTACGCCGTCGACCTGTTCAACGCGCTCAACGCCAAGAACGCGAAGGTCAGCACGGTCGTCAACGAAGGCAGCATTCTGGGCGAGCTGCTGGTCTACGTGTTGCCGCTGCTGTTGCTGGTCGGCCTGTTCGTGATGTTCTCCCGGGTGCAGGGCGGGGCCCGCATGGGCTTCGGGTTCGGCAAATCGCGCGCCAAGCAGCTGTCCAAGGACATGCCCAAGACCACGTTCGCCGACGTCGCCGGCGTCGATGAGGCGGTCGAAGAGCTCTACGAGATCAAAGACTTCCTGCAGAACCCCAGCCGGTACCAGGCGCTGGGTGCCAAGATCCCCAAGGGCGTGCTGCTCTACGGCCCGCCGGGAACCGGCAAGACTCTGCTGGCCCGCGCGGTGGCCGGTGAGGCCGGGGTGCCCTTCTTCACCATCTCCGGCTCCGACTTCGTCGAGATGTTCGTCGGCGTCGGCGCCTCCCGGGTGCGTGACCTGTTCGAGCAGGCCAAGCAGAACAGCCCCTGCATCATCTTCGTCGACGAGATCGACGCGGTCGGCCGCCAGCGCGGCGCCGGCCTGGGCGGCGGGCACGACGAACGCGAACAGACCCTGAACCAGTTGCTGGTCGAGATGGACGGTTTCGGCGACCGCGCCGGCGTCATCCTCATCGCGGCCACCAACCGGCCCGACATCCTCGACCCGGCGCTGCTGCGGCCCGGCCGCTTCGACCGGCAGATTCCGGTCACCAACCCCGACCTCGCCGGTCGCCGCGCCGTCCTGCGGGTGCACTCCAAGGGCAAGCCGATCGCCGACGACGCCGACCTGGACGGGCTGGCCAAACGTACGGTCGGCATGACCGGGGCCGACCTGGCCAACGTCATCAACGAAGCCGCGCTGCTGACCGCCCGGGAGAACGGCACCGTCATCACCGGACCCGCGCTGGAAGAGGCGGTGGACCGGGTGATCGGCGGGCCGCGCCGCAAGGGCCGCATCATCAGCGAGCAGGAAAAGAAGATCACCGCCTACCACGAGGGCGGGCACACGCTGGCGGCCTGGGCGATGCCCGACATCGACCCCGTCTACAAGGTCACCATCTTGGCCCGCGGACGCACCGGCGGCCACGCGGTGGCGGTGCCCGAAGAGGACAAGGGCCTGCGCACCCGCTCGGAGATGATCGCCCAACTGGTGTTCGCCATGGGCGGGCGTGCCGCCGAAGAACTGGTCTTCCGCGAGCCGACCACCGGCGCCGTCTCCGACATCGAGCAGGCCACCAAGATCGCCCGCGCCATGGTCACCGAATACGGCATGAGCTCGCGCCTGGGTGCGGTCAAATACGGCACCGAACACGGTGATCCGTTCCTCGGCCGCACCATGGGCACCCAGCCCGACTACTCCCACGAGGTCGCCCGCGAGATCGACGAGGAGGTGCGCAAGCTCATCGAGGCCGCGCACACCGAGGCGTGGGAAATCCTCACCGAATACCGCGACGTGCTGGACACGCTGGCCGGAGAACTGCTGGAAAAAGAAACCCTGCACCGTCCCGAGCTGGAAAGCATCTTCTCCGACGTCGACAAGCGGCCCCGGCTGACCATGTTCGACGACTTCGGTGGCCGGATCCCGTCGGACAAGCCGCCGATCAAGACCCCAGGCGAGCTGGCGATCGAGCGCGGCGAGCCCTGGCCGCAGCCGCTGCCCGAGCCGGCGTTCAAGGCGGCCATCGCCCAAGCCAGCCGCGCCGCGGAGGAAGCCGGGGCCACAGCCACCCCGGGCGGACACGGCCCCAACGGCTCGGCGCGCGGGGCCAACGATCGCCCGCACCGCCCGACCCAGCCCGACTACGGCGCCCCGGCCGGCTGGCATGCGCCCGGCTGGCCGCCCCAATCGCCCAATCGCCCCCAACCGGCACCGGGCTACTCCGGGCCGGACAACGACGAGTCATCCGACCAACGCGACAAGACTCGGT
- a CDS encoding VOC family protein, translating into MRRLDHVVLWTKNPQASMDFYTRVVGLAPVRFDEYRAGEAPFPSVRVSEDSIIDLMAAEGAGFTEAMTKVENSAGHPVNHVCLAMSKEEYDALDQRLRDEGVDTSARLNNSFGARGWAPQGYYFADPDGNVVEARYYE; encoded by the coding sequence ATGAGGCGTCTGGATCATGTCGTGCTGTGGACGAAGAACCCGCAGGCATCCATGGACTTCTATACCCGCGTCGTCGGGCTTGCCCCGGTGCGCTTCGACGAATACCGAGCCGGCGAGGCCCCCTTTCCAAGCGTGCGAGTCAGCGAGGACTCCATCATCGATTTGATGGCCGCCGAAGGCGCTGGCTTCACCGAAGCCATGACAAAGGTCGAAAACAGTGCCGGCCATCCGGTCAACCACGTGTGCCTGGCCATGTCGAAGGAGGAGTACGACGCCCTCGACCAGCGGTTGCGCGATGAGGGCGTGGACACCAGCGCCCGGCTGAACAACTCCTTCGGGGCACGGGGCTGGGCGCCGCAGGGCTACTACTTCGCCGATCCCGACGGCAACGTGGTCGAGGCTCGGTACTACGAATAG